The DNA region GATTCAAGCTGAGCATTTTTTCTTTATGAATTAATTGGGCTTGAGTTCTTTTGAGTTCGCTTAAAGCTTCTTGAAGCTGTGTGTTTTGAGTTTGAAGCTTATTTTGAAGATTTTGGATGGTTAGTTGATTTTGAATCCGAACTAAAATTTCTTCAAGATGAAAAGGCTTGGTGATATAATCTACGCCCCCAACCTGAAATGCTTTAACTTTATCTAAAACATCATCCATTGCACTTAAAAAAATTACTGGAATCGTTCTCGTTTTCTCGTCTTTTTTTAAAAATTCACAAACTTCATAGCCGTTCATTTCCGGCATATTAATATCTAACAAAATTAGATCAGGAAGCACAGTTCTTGCTGCAGTTAATGCCATTTTTCCATTAATTGCTTTACGAACACTATAACCCTGTTCTAGCAAAACAGAAGATAAAAAGCGAATATTATCCGGAGTATCGTCAACAATCAAAATATCAGGTTTTTCGAGAGCGGGTGGATGGTGAATCATTTGGCTCAACAGAGAAAAGTGATTTATGAAAATTTAGATGCTTCAAAAAACTGTTTTTAAAGTTTATAATCTGATATCTTTACCGAACAAAGTAATATAAATTAACAGCCTCAAAAATACTTTTTTGCTTATACCCTAACCAACTACTCTCCACCGGCACAAGCCACTCAATCTTCACACATCTTTCACCACTGAGGGGCTGATATAATAAGGTCAGTTGCCTGTTTTTCTGCCAAAGGTTTAGAAAACAAGTAACCTTGACCAAAGCTACAGTTAAGATTCCTTAATTGAGCTAACTGTTCCCCTGTTTCAATGCCTTCTGCAATGACATTCATTTTAAATGCCTCGGCCATGCTCATAATGGCTGGGACAAGTCCTAAACTATCTGGGGTTCCGTCTATATGACGCACAAAAGCGCGGTCAATTTTGAGGTTATCAACGGGAAAGGAATGCAGGTAACTCAGAGAAGAGTAGCCCGTTCCGAAGTCGTCAATACTCAACTCAATGTGCCGTTCTCTAAGTTGTTGGAGAATTTCAGCAGCGGATTTAGCGTTATCCATAATTACACTTTCGGTAATTTCTAATTTGATGGTGTGTGGCTCAAGTTGCGTTTCCTTCAAAATTTGGTCGATTTGTTCAATTAAGTCTGGTTGGGCAAACTGACGCACCGAAAGATTGATACTCATCGTGAGGGGATAATTTGTGAGTCTTGCCTGATTCCACTGGTGAAGCTGATGGCAAGCTTCGCGTAAAACCCAGGTGCCAATCGGGTTAATTAAACCTGTTTCTTCGGCGATAGGAATAAACGCTGCGGGAGGAATCAGCCCCCGTTCCCGGTGTTGCCAGCGTACTAGAGCTTCAAATCCAACAATGGTGCCGGTGTTAAGTGCAACAATTGGCTGATAGTGGAGGATAAATTCTTGTTGATTAACAGCCCTGCGAAGATCCGTTTCGAGATGCAAACTTTCGAGGGCTGCATCGTGCATTGCCGGCTCAAAAATGCGATACTGACCTTTCCCGGAAGTTTTCGCGCGGTACATTGCTGTGTCTGCATCCCGCAACAAATGTTCAGGCTGCTCGTAACTAAAATTTCCTAAAGCGATGCCTATACTGGCATTAATAAACACTTCTTGTCGTTTCAGTTGAAACGGTAATGAGATTGTTTTAAGTATTTGATCAGCGGCTTGGGTGGCATCGTTAATCGTTTCAATTTCTGTCAGCAAGAAGGCAAATTCATCACCACCAAAGCGAGCAATCGTATCGTTTTTGCTTAGTATTTTTTCTAAGCGACGAGCGAGGGCTATAAGCAATTCATCACCGGCTAAATGACCCAGAGAATCATTGACGACTTTAAAACGGTCACAATCGAGAAATAAGACTGCAAATTGATAGTCTGATTGTTCTTTGGCATAATTGAGCGTCTCTTCCAGACGATCCATAAATAAAACGCGGTTAGGCAAACTCGTGAGATCGTCATAGAGTGCCATCTTCAGCAGCTTATGTTCGAGGATCTTGCGTTCATTAATCTCCCGTTGCAATTCTTGATTCGCAACTTCTAGCTGATGGGTGCGCTCTTTAACTCGTTCTTCAAGTAAGATATTAAGTTGTTGGTTTTGGATTTCTGCTGCTCTTACCGCTAGTTGATTTTGAACTCTGACTAACACTTCTTCTATTTGAAAGGGCTTGGTAATATAGTCTGTCCCTCCAACTGCAAAAGCTTGAACTTTATTAAAAGCCTCATTGGAAGCACTCAAGAAAATCACCGGAATCTTGGCGGTTTTCAAATCTGCTTTTAGCTTTTCACAAACTTCATAGCCATCCATCATCGGCATCTTAATATCAAGCAAAATCAAATCGGGCACAAGCGTTTGTACAGCCGTCAAGGCCATCTGCCCACTCAACGCTTTGCGAACGTTATACCCCTGACCGCTGAGCATGGTAGAGAGAAGACGCAAGTTTTCAGGGGTGTCGTCAACAATGAGGATGTCTTTTTGGGTAAGGTTAACCTGATAAGAATTCATCTCAAGTTTGTTTAAATTATTGATTTAAAGCTGCTCATTGATGTGGTACATGGTAAAAAATTCCAAAGTTCCTCTCAATCTCCCGATTTTAGCCCAAAGCCGGTTGAGATAATTCCCTAACCTTATCAAAGCGAAAATTTTCCACTAAATCAGTCAAAGCGATAGCCAAAGAGGAATATTCTGGTGGAATCTGCTCAATTAGTTGCAACATCAACAAATCGCTACCTTGAGAGGCGGCATGATAGAGCTGTTGCACCCAATGAGCCGGCATCACTTGCAAAGCAGACGGCTCCAGCCGTGGCGAAATGGGGCACTCTTCAGGGGCAAAACCGGCTCTAAATTGGTCGTTGGCTGGAGTTTGATAGAGATAGCGCACCCCTAAATGTTGGCTGATTTTTAGCAGCATTTCCTGTTCTCGGAACGGTTTGCGAACGAAGTCATCACAACCGGCATCCAAAATCACTTGGCGATCTTCTTCAAAGGCACTAGCAGTCAGAGCAATAATCACCGTCGATTGACCCAATGCAGTGGCTTTAATGCGTTTAGTAGCTTCATAACCATCCATCACCGGCATCTGTATATCCATCCAAATTAGGTGCGGCTGCCAGCTTTGCCACAGCGTTATACCTTGTTCACCGTTCTCAGCTTCTTTCACCTCAAAACCGAGTGAAGTTAACATTTTGAATAGAAACAGTCGATTTGTTGGTTTATCCTCAACGATCAATAGTCGGTAGGTTGGTTGATCGGGAGCTAATCCCACGATCTTCTCATTGGCCGGCCCGATAGAATTGAGTTCACAACTCAAAACCGGCACCACCTGAATATCAAACTCAAATACACTGCCTTCCCCAACCGTACTGCTCAGGCTAAGGTTTCCCCCCATTAGTTGCACAAACTTTTGCGAAATTGGTAAACCCAAACCTGTGCCGGCACCTGACTTCAAGCCAGAAGTGGTTTGTCCAAAGGCTTCAAATAACTTATCAAATTCCATCGGGTCAATGCCCACGCCGGTATCACTGACCTCAAATCGCAATTGCATCCCCTTGCCGGCCGTGAATTCTCCCACCTCTACCCTCAGAGTTACACGGCCTTTTTGCGTGAACTTAATTGCATTTCCCAGCAGATTAATTAAAACTTGACGCAATTTACTTTCGTCTGTTTTAATAAATTGTGGCACGGATTGAGCGTGTTCAAAGCTTAGTTTTAATCCTTTATCTTTGGCTTTGATTTGCAGCAATTCAAACAGATTATTTAGCAGGCGATAGAGGTCAAATTCATTTTCATGCAGTGTTGTTCGCCCTGCCTCAATTTTTGACATCTCCAAAACATCGTTAATCAATTCCAGCAGATGTTCCCCACTGCGTGAGATGATCCCCACTGACTGCCGGTGTTCTGTATTTAAGCTGGAGTCTCGGTTCATCAGTTGAGTAAAGCCGAGAATCGCGTTGAGTGGAGTTCTTAATTCGTGGCTCATATTAGCCAGGAATTCACTTTTAGCGCGGTTCGCGCTATCGGCGGCGACTTTAGCTTTCATCAGTTCCACCGATTGTTGTTGAGTTTGGGCCAGCAGGTGCGCTTGTTGGATGGCCACTCCCAATTGTGCGCCAATCTGAACGACCATTTTAATTTCCGCCGATTGCCAGTGGCGAGGGCCGCTATTTTGATAGGTGGCAAGTAATCCCCATAACTGGTTACTGCAGAAGATGGGCACGATGATGTAGGCTCGTGCTTGAAATCGTTCTAACAGTTCCAGGTAACATTGATCGAAACCGGCCTCATAGACATTTGGCACGCACGTGTAACTGCGTCCTTGTTTGTAGATTCCGCCGGCAGTTTCTTGTAGGTAGGTATCGTGTACGGTGCTGTCCTCTGTCCCCAAAGTTGGGACGATGCAATCAACTTGATTAACCGCAACTTTGTTGAGTTCAAATTCCTGCTTTTGTTCTTCTACGAGCGCTTTCCAGCCGGCTGCCAGTGATTCTGATACGAATTCCCCACTCCAGTCTGGGTTGAAGCGATAGACTGCTACGCGTTCGCAGTTTAATGCTTGGCGCAACTCTTGGGTGGTGGCGCTAAAGATTGTCTCAATTTCTAAGGTTTGCCGCATTCGCTGGATCACGAAGGCGATGGCTTTTTCTCGTTCTGCGCTTTCTTGCAAGGCTAACTCTGCCTGCTTGTGCTCTGTGATGTCAGTCACCAAGCCATCCCAGATGATACTGCCATCTGGTTGCGGATCAGGCCGAGAGTTGCCTCGTAGCCACTTGAGTTCGCCGGCAACGAAAACTCGCCAGATGCAATCCCAAGGTTTAAGCGTTTTTGCTGAAGTTGCAATTGATTGATTGACAATGGCAATATCATCAGGATGCGTCAGCTTCCAAGACATATTAGCATCCTCTACCACCGCCTCTGGTTCTATCCCAAAGAGTTCTCGGCAACCGGCACTGGCATATAGAAAAGCCCTTGAACCATCGGGGTAGAGAATAAATTGATAAATCATCCCCGGTACGTTCTGTGCCAAATTCTGATACCGACTATTGCTCTGTTGCAGTGCCGCTTGTGCTTCTTGACGAGCCTGACTGATGGCGATAAATTCATTGACTAATCTCAGCCAATTAATCTCTTCTTGGCTCCAGAGCTTTGAGGAGTGAACCGCATCCAGCCCCATAAAGCCTACAACCTTGGCAGAGTAGAGCGTGGGAACGGCAAGCCGGGATTGAAAGGATATAAGTTCCTGATCGGCTACTTCGGTATCTGTGAGTGAGAACTCGGCGGGGATTTGAACAGTTTTGCCCATCAATAGCTGGCTGTGACCCCACACATCTATCTCGACTGGCCATAGTTGGAACTTATCGATCAATGGCTCAATTCCCTTGTCGCACCACTCGTGGGTCATCATTAAGTAGTGCTGGTTGTCGCAGTAACGGAAAAGATAGGTGTGATCGCTCCCCAGGAACTCACCAACGGCTTGCAGGGTGAAAGTGATAGCAGTGTCTAGGTTTTCGTCAATGAAAATCCGGGAAATACGGCTGAGCAAACTGTCCATTTCAGCTCGTTTTTTCAGCAAGTCTTCTGCTAATTTACGCTCTAGTTCTGCTCCCGCTCTAGCGACAAAAATTTGTAAAATCATCTCTTTGCCCGGATTTTGAACTATTGGCTCTACATCCAGCACAACTAAACTGCCGATTGTCTTGCCGGCAGAATCTAAAAGCGGAATTCCCCAGTAGCTTTGTGCCCCTAATTGAGCCAAATCTCGGTCGTTCGGAAAAAGTTCTTGCACTCCGGATGGGTAAAAATGGACGATTCCTTCCACAACATTTTTGCAAGGGGTGCCGGCTAATTCGTACTCAAAGTTTTCGCCAAAGTCTTCGCCCTTCCAGAATGCTAAGGTTCGTACTTTGGTTTTGCTATCATTTGCCACTTGGGTAACTAAGGCATAACGAACTTCCAAGACTTGGGCGAGATAATGGACACAGGCACGAAAGAACTCATGGCCGGTTGCAGAAGCTGTCCCCTCAGCAATTAATTGCAGTGCGGCTTCTCTCTGTTTGCGTTCGGTAATATCGGTATGGGAACCGGCCACGCGGTAGCTTACGCCCGAACTATCCCACAATGCCACTCCACGGGTGAGAATCCAACGATAGCTTCCATCCTTATGTAATGCTCGGAATTCTACCTCGTAATTAGGAATTTTTTTGGCTAAATAGGCAATCAGCACCGCCAACACCCGCTCTGAGTCTTCTGGGTGTATAACTTTTTTGAAGGAATCTATGTGGTTGGGAATTTCTGAGTCTTCATAGCCCAACATACTTTTCCACCGGGGGGACAGATAGGCATAGTCGGAGGGAATATTCCAGTCCCAAATCCCGTCGTTGACTCCTTCTACAGCCAAGGCGAACCGCTCTTCACTTTGGCGAAGTGCCGCTTCAGCTTGCTTGTGATTTGTGATATCGCTGAGGGTGCAAACAATTCGCTCTACACTCCCATCCTCTGCAATCTGCGGATCTGCATTTACTAGCAGCCATTTTTGAAGAAACGGGGATGAAGGATAAACGATGAAGGTAGAACTTTTTTGATCGTTTATCCGTCCTGTTTCAACCTTTTTTTGGATTCCCATGACTGTGTTGTGAATGGGTTGGCGCAGGGCGATGGCCTGTTGCACAGGTAGCTCTAGAGTTCGGAAAGGTGTACCATCTTCATGCAGAAAAAGCCAGTCCTCACCAAACACCTGATGCGGTAAATCCTGTGGTGGCTTGAGATTGAGAAGATTAGTCGCAACTTGATTGCAGATGAGAATTTCGGCATTAACATTGAGCAGCAACACACCCACTGGCATTTCGCGGATCAGCATCCGAAAGCGTTTTTCACTTTCCAGTAAGGCTTTTTGTCGTATTAAATGAGCTGTCAAACGCCGGTCGAACAGAGAGGTGATCAGGGCTAAGCTTAAAATGAACAGAGTGGCAATCCCAATGGCAATAGCCAGCCAGGACTGATTCATTGCTGGGGACTGCTGTACCGGCAAGAGGCTGTAAGGAATAAAGTGAGTCGCCATCATGCCGGTGTAGTGCATCCCGCTGATGGCCAATCCCATGACGAAGGCACTGCCGCATTTCTGCCAGATCAGCCCTTCTATTGATTGATGCTGTAGCCGGAAAGCCAGCCAAAGTGCGGCAAAAGAGGCTGTGATGGCGATGACGACTGATAGGCTGACTAACCTCCAGTCATACTCTATTCTGGCCGACAGTTGCATCGCTGCCATGCCGGTGTAGTGCATCCAAGCAATGGCAATTCCCATGCAAACGCCACCGCCGGTTAACAGATGGATTGAAACAGAGCGACTCAGCAGCCACAAAGCAATGCTAGATGCAAGAACCGCGCACATCAGCGAGAATAGGGTGATCCACATATCGTAGCTAACGGATTGAGGCAATTGGAAAGCAAGCATGGCAATGAAGTGCATTGACCAAATGCCGGTTCCCATTGCCGCTGCTCCTCCCAGAAGCCAAAGTAGGCGTCCCCGTTTCACCGCAGATTGCACTCGCCCTGCTAAGTCTAGGGCGGTGTAGGAGGCAATGACCGAGATCGCAAAGGAAAGGGTCGCTAAGCCTAGGTTGTAAGTGCCGGCCATTTCGATATGCATATATCTTTTTAAAGTTACAGATTGCTAAAAACTGATTAGTATGAAGTTCCAGAAGAAACTTACTTGATGATAGCTTTCCTTTCCTCAGATTTATTTATTATTGATTTAATGCAGAACTAATCTTTTTTTTATTAAATCGTTTAAAAAATAGTCATCAAAAATTTTTCGACAAAAAAAGTAAATTTGTTATTGCAAATTAATCGGATTTCTTTGAATCTATCTTTTTAATTTTCGAGCTTTCTAACCTACAGGAGATTGAGATAATTCCATAATTTTATCAAAGCGAAAATTCTCCACTAAATCAGTTAAAGCGATAGCCAGAGCGGAATGTTGTGGTGGAATCTGCTCAATGAGTTGCAACATCAACAAATCGCTGCCTTGAGAGCCGGCATGATAGAGCTGTTCCGCCCAATGAGCCGGCATCACTTGTAACGATGAAGCAGAAAGCTTAAACGCACAATCAAGCAATTCATCCTGGATGGCTTCGGCTTGTTCCCTCTGTAGGGCGTTGTTGGCTTCGTAAATATATTGCACCCCTAAATGTTCGCTGATTTTCATCAACAGTTCTTGTTCTCGGAACGGTTTACGAACGAAGTCATCGCAACCGGCATCCAAGATGCCTTGTCGCTCCTCTTCAAAGGCGCTAGCAGTTAGGGCGATAATCACAGTAGACTCACTGCCGGCACTGGCTTTGATGCGCTTGGTGGCTTCATAGCCATCCATCACCGGCATCTGCATATCCATCCAGATCAGGTGCGGTTGCCAGCTTTGCCACAGGGTTAAAGCTTGTTCACCGTTCTCAGCCTCTTTCACCTCAAATCCCAATGAAGTTAAGATTTTGAATAAGAAAAGTCGGTTCGTCGGCTGATCTTCAACAATCAACAGCCGATAGATTGGTTGGTTGGGGGCTAACCCCAGGATCTTCCCACTAGCTGGTTTAGTGGGGGCAATATTAGAACCCAAAACCGGCACCACCTGAATATTAAACTCAAATACACTGCCCTCCCCAACCGTACTGCTCAGGCTAAGGTTTCCCCCCATTAGTTGCACAAACTTTTGCGAAATTGGTAAACCCAAACCTGTGCCGGCACCTGACTTCAAGCCAGAAGTGGTTTGTCCAAAGGCTTCAAATAACTTATCAAACTCCATTGGAGCAATACCTGATCCTGTATCACTCACTTCAAATCGCAATTGCATCCCCTTGCTAGCAGTGGATTCTCCCACCTCTACGCTCAGAGTTACACGGCCTTTTTGCGTGAATTTAATCGCATTTCCCAGCAGATTAATTAAAACTTGACGCAATTTACTTTCGTCTGTTTTAATAAATTGTGGCACGGATTGAGTGCGTTCAAAGTTCAGTTTTAATCCTTTATCTTTGGCTTTGATTTGCAGCAATTCAAACAGATTATCTAACAGGCGATAGAGGTCAAATTCATTTTCATGCAGTGTGGTTCGCCCTGCCTCAATTTTTGACATCTCCAAAACATCGTTAATCAATTCCAGCAGATGTTCCCCACTGCGCGAGATGATCCCCACTGACTGCCGGTGTTCTGTATTTAAGCTGGAGTCTCGGTTCATCAGTTGAGTAAAGCCGAGAATCGCGTTGAGTGGAGTCCTTAATTCGTGGCTCATATTAGCCAGAAATTCGCTTTTGGCACGGTTAGCGCTATCGGCGGCAACTTTAGCTTTCATCAGTTCCAGCGATTGTTGTTTGGTTTGGGCTAGTAGTTGCGCTTGTTGGATGGCCACTCCTAATTGTGCGCCGATCTGAACGACCATTTTAATTTCCGCCGATTGCCAGTGGCGAGGGCCGCTATTTTGGTAGGTGGCAAGTAATCCCCATAACTGGTTACTACAGAAGATGGGCACGATGATGTAGGCTCGTGCTTGGAATCGCTCTAACAGTTTTAGGTAACATTGATTGAAACCGGCTTTGTAGATGTCTGGGATGCTTTTGTAACTGTTTCCTTGTTTGTAGATTCCGCCGGCAGTTTCTTGCAGGTAGGTGTCTTGAATTAATTTAGGACTGCTTTGTAGAGTTTTGGCTGTGCAATTGCCGGTGTTGACTGCGATTTGTTTCAGCTCACTTTGTTGGGTTTGTTCCTGTACTAGCACTTTCCAGCCGGCTGCCACTGATTCTGATACGAATTCCCCACTCCAGTCTGGGTTGAAGCGATAGACTGCTACGCGTTCGCAGTTTAATGCTTGGCGCAATTCTTGGGTGGTGGCGCTAAAGATTGAATCGATCTCTAAGGTTTGCCGCATTCGCTGGATCACGAAGGCGATGGCTTTTTCGCGTTCTGCGCTCTCTTGCAAGGCTAACTCCGCCTGCTTGCGCTCTGTGATGTCGCGCACGATGGAGATCACTTCAGAGCTGCCGCAGGCTACAATCCGAGCCTCATAATCGTGAAGTTGGTCATCAATGGGTAATTCATACTCTAAGCGTTGAATCTCGCCTGTTTCAAGCACTTGATCGCAGGCGGAGCGTAGATACTGAGCAAGATTTGGTGGGAAGATTTCTTGTAACGTTTTCCCCAAAAATTGGTCGGCAGGGAGAAAAGTTTTAATGTCTTTGGCCGGCTTGAAATCAATAAAAGTGCCATCAGCGCGGCTGCGGAAAATCATATCTGGTATCGCATTCAACAGAGCGCGATTCGTTGCTTCGCTTTGACGCAGTACCTCTTCTGCTTGCTTGCGATCCCGTGATTCCATCGCTAAGGCAGCCATATAGGCCAAATAACTGGCAAAATTTTGCTCCTCAATCGGCCAGTGTCGCGCGGTTCCCCTATGTTCTAAACAAATGACTCCCACCGTTTGCCCTTTGAAGTGAATCGGGACATCCAACATGGAGGCAATTGACAAAGGAGTTAGATAGGCAGTGCTAAACTCGCGCGTTCTCGGATCGGTATGAGCATTTCTTGCTGCAATGACTCGGTCTGTCTGTAAGGCTTGGAAATAATGGGGATAGTCAGTTATAGCAAGCGTCATCCCCTTGGTATGCCGGTTAGGCGTCAATTCATATAAATCAGCACAATACAAAGAAGATTTATCTGGCTCATAAAGCCACACACTGCCTCGTTCAACGTTGAGAATTTGGGTTGCCAGTTGGGTAATGGCTTCTAAAGCGGCACTAAGATTGCCGGCATACAAGCTCTTACTTTTTGCGAGTTCAAGCAATCCAGCTTGTTGCTTTCGCAGGCGAATTCCGCTTTCTCGCAAAGCAGATTCTGCGGCAATTCTTACGTTAATTTGTGTTTCCAAGACAGCGTTTGCTTGTACTAACTCAGCGGTGCGTTGGCGCAGTCCTTGAGTCGCCTCATTGACCCGAATTTCTAATTCCTCATAAGCATGACGCAGCGCCTGTTCTGCTCTCTCGCGCTGGAGTTCGGCTGCGGCTCTGGCAGCGAACACCTTCATAATCATCTTGGCGCTTTCTTCATTTGCTAAGGGCCGGTCATTGTTAATACATAGCGTCCCGATTACCTGCTGCTTTCCATCTAACAGGGGCGTTCCGAGGTAACATACTGCTCCCATTGCTTTCAACCCCTCAGCATTGGGGAATAGTTCCCCTACTTTGTCTCGGTAGTAGCATAAAGTGCCTTGCTCGACAACCGGCTCGCAGGGAGTGCCAGCTAGGTTATATTCAAAGTTCGTCTCTGCGTTGCTACCGGCCCAAAAAGCAAGGGTTTTTAAACTTTGAGGCTGTTCGCTCCCCAGTTCTGCAACAAAGGCGGAGCGAACGTTTAAAGCCGTTGCTAGATTCTGCACTAAGGCTGGGAAAAATTCTTCTCCTGTTACAGAAGCGGTTCCTGCCAGAATACTTTGTAAGGTTTGCTCGGTCTGCTGGCGTTCTACAATTTCTTGCTGTAGTTGCCGATTGATTGCTTCCAGTCTTTCTGGAGTTTGAAGCCCTAAAAATTGAGGCAGCAGCTTTACCAGTTGTAAGGCTGTGCAACAGGAAACTAAGGCGGTTAAAGCTTGCTCGATTCCTGTTAACCAGTAAGCTGGATGCCACAGCGTCCAAATGTCTAGCAAGTGTCCTGTTCCACACAGAATAATAAACGCTCCGAATAAGGCAAATCTCCCTAGAAAGGGCACATCCTTTCGCTTATACACGGAATAGATGAGCATTGCCGGTATTGAAAAATAGGCGAGGGCAATTATTAAGTCACTGACAATATGTAGCCCTACCAGCGGGGTTTTCCACAGGTAGCAGTGACCATGAGGCATGAATTGGCTCGGTGAAACGAAGTTTTTAAATATTTCCCACATTGGCCAACGCTCTAAAATCTCTCTAAGGTTAATTGTGCTTTATTTGAAATTTTGAAGCAGCCAAAATAAATTATTTTTTGATATAAATGCATTCATTAAAACTAATCAAAAGCAACGCGCTCAATGAACGCCCACCTTTTTTGCAAATCTTCATATATTTATGATATTTTCTTTTTACCGGCTTGTCCACTCTGAGCAACTACAGCAGAACTCGGTCAAGGGAAAGAGGTAGCTTAACTGCTTAACACAAAAATATCTTTTTTTTAAATAGATTATTTTTCATAATTCATTATTTATCTACTCTACAAAAATAGTATCTTGTGTTATATAGAGTCGATAATTTCATCATTAATGGTTACTAGGAGTCTCTTATTTAGAAATCTCTACATATTTTATAATTTATGTCAATTAGAAAATGTACTGTTTTTTTTAGACAGTTTATATTAGCCTGGACGGTTAAACGTTCGCTGTGGCGGGTTGGGAAAACAGCTTCAACATCTGTTGGCTAGAGGGCACCTTGCGTATAACTTTGTTAGCACAGAGTGTGATCATCCGGCAGATAGATTTTAGCCCTGATGGTTAGATGAAATAAAAGGGGAAATCGGGTGAAGGGGAGATGGGGTGAGGAATGCGCGGAGTTTAGCCGGCTCGTTTACAAGCCAAATGAGACGCGCCTTCGCTTAGTGGGTTGCCGGCTAGTGCAAATTAGATGTACGTTTCTGTAGTGGCGCGCCGGCAAAGTAAGGAGTCGTTCGCAGAACTGCCAAGCCAGATACAATAGTTAACAGATATTGAACTGTAGGCCAGATGACGCCTTCCCCAAAACTGGAGACTTCAAAATCAGTGAGCCAAAAATCGGCACTGCTATAGTGCGCTTGAGGTTGAAACGGCTGACTGCGCTTAAGAAAAATTTTCTCGATCACTTTGAAATCTTACTAAATTGGAGTGGAGAAAGGGAATGGCTGATGAGACAGCGCCACAGGAAAAGCGCGTCATTCAAGTAGCGCACGCAATACCGGGACGTGTGCGCCTGCGAATTACGGACAAAACCTTTGAACCGGCACTCGATGCCTTAGCGGATGAGTTACGGTTGCAAGATGGCATTTATGAAGTTTGTAAAAATCACGAAACCGGCAGTGTACTGATTTCCTTTAATTCAACGATGCTGCCGTTGCCGGTGTTGTTAGAAGAACTTGAAGAGTATGGGGTTGCCGGTTTAAACTCTCAAATATCGGCAGCAAATCAAATTGATCCGCTGGCTGCCTGGAAAAAACAAAGCCAGTCATTACTGCCGGTGATTGCCGGCTTACTACTAACCAGAAGTTTAGGATTGTTCGGCTGGCGGGCGATCTTTGCCTATATAATTACTGCCGGCACAACTCGCGAAATTATAAATATATTAGATTCGGAAAAGCCGATTATGCAATCTTTTAACAGTCCAGAAAGCAATATTAAAAATGGCAGCAAGGAAGTGAACGAAGCACAGCATTCAGTTGAAAATTCCACCTCTAGAATTGAATATCGCCTTCTCCATGCAATTCGCGGACGGGTGCGGTTTGGGGTGCCTCGCCTCACCACCGATCCAGAATATGCCGCACACTTAGAGCAGTTGAGCGCAGCAGCAGCCGGTGTTACAGATGTTCGGGTGAACCCTACAGCCGCATCTATTGTTATTAGTTATACTGCCGGTGCGATTTCTGATGCTCAGATGCGTTCTCATCTTGCCGAGTTAATTCAAGCTGCCGGCAATTCTCAAATTTTGACTGAACCTGTGCCAACTTCAGAAATTGAATCTGAAGAACTTACTGATTTACCGCCTAAATTTCCAACCCTTAATTCAGAGGTTGAGCCTCAGATATATCCGCCAAATGATCAAGCCTTGCTCTCAAAAGTTGAGTCTGAAATATCTCAGGTAAGCTTG from Microcoleus sp. FACHB-68 includes:
- a CDS encoding GAF domain-containing protein gives rise to the protein MWEIFKNFVSPSQFMPHGHCYLWKTPLVGLHIVSDLIIALAYFSIPAMLIYSVYKRKDVPFLGRFALFGAFIILCGTGHLLDIWTLWHPAYWLTGIEQALTALVSCCTALQLVKLLPQFLGLQTPERLEAINRQLQQEIVERQQTEQTLQSILAGTASVTGEEFFPALVQNLATALNVRSAFVAELGSEQPQSLKTLAFWAGSNAETNFEYNLAGTPCEPVVEQGTLCYYRDKVGELFPNAEGLKAMGAVCYLGTPLLDGKQQVIGTLCINNDRPLANEESAKMIMKVFAARAAAELQRERAEQALRHAYEELEIRVNEATQGLRQRTAELVQANAVLETQINVRIAAESALRESGIRLRKQQAGLLELAKSKSLYAGNLSAALEAITQLATQILNVERGSVWLYEPDKSSLYCADLYELTPNRHTKGMTLAITDYPHYFQALQTDRVIAARNAHTDPRTREFSTAYLTPLSIASMLDVPIHFKGQTVGVICLEHRGTARHWPIEEQNFASYLAYMAALAMESRDRKQAEEVLRQSEATNRALLNAIPDMIFRSRADGTFIDFKPAKDIKTFLPADQFLGKTLQEIFPPNLAQYLRSACDQVLETGEIQRLEYELPIDDQLHDYEARIVACGSSEVISIVRDITERKQAELALQESAEREKAIAFVIQRMRQTLEIDSIFSATTQELRQALNCERVAVYRFNPDWSGEFVSESVAAGWKVLVQEQTQQSELKQIAVNTGNCTAKTLQSSPKLIQDTYLQETAGGIYKQGNSYKSIPDIYKAGFNQCYLKLLERFQARAYIIVPIFCSNQLWGLLATYQNSGPRHWQSAEIKMVVQIGAQLGVAIQQAQLLAQTKQQSLELMKAKVAADSANRAKSEFLANMSHELRTPLNAILGFTQLMNRDSSLNTEHRQSVGIISRSGEHLLELINDVLEMSKIEAGRTTLHENEFDLYRLLDNLFELLQIKAKDKGLKLNFERTQSVPQFIKTDESKLRQVLINLLGNAIKFTQKGRVTLSVEVGESTASKGMQLRFEVSDTGSGIAPMEFDKLFEAFGQTTSGLKSGAGTGLGLPISQKFVQLMGGNLSLSSTVGEGSVFEFNIQVVPVLGSNIAPTKPASGKILGLAPNQPIYRLLIVEDQPTNRLFLFKILTSLGFEVKEAENGEQALTLWQSWQPHLIWMDMQMPVMDGYEATKRIKASAGSESTVIIALTASAFEEERQGILDAGCDDFVRKPFREQELLMKISEHLGVQYIYEANNALQREQAEAIQDELLDCAFKLSASSLQVMPAHWAEQLYHAGSQGSDLLMLQLIEQIPPQHSALAIALTDLVENFRFDKIMELSQSPVG